The following proteins come from a genomic window of Nostoc sp. ATCC 53789:
- a CDS encoding nitrate transporter — protein sequence MFLDILASLQRLFVGYIPAAVLGSFIGYLIGMNSMVYQLFRLIFQIPHSIPPIALLPIALIVFQESESAATTVVFLGTLWTMIINTAIGMQHFRRQNNNFRVAIFHIFHALKVSIWVAWFIVISIEMLTGPKGLGFTLWEAYKAGNADYIIQEILYIGIIGFLLDQLLDFAAYILSQMVSDGKKSS from the coding sequence ATGTTTTTAGACATTTTAGCTAGCCTGCAACGGTTGTTTGTGGGTTACATTCCTGCCGCAGTGTTAGGTAGTTTTATCGGATACCTAATAGGCATGAATAGCATGGTTTATCAGTTATTTAGGCTGATATTCCAGATACCACATAGTATCCCTCCTATAGCTTTGCTACCTATTGCATTAATAGTATTTCAAGAGAGCGAATCGGCTGCTACTACAGTAGTTTTTCTAGGAACTCTCTGGACGATGATTATTAATACAGCAATTGGTATGCAACATTTTCGTAGGCAAAATAATAACTTTCGAGTAGCTATATTCCATATATTTCATGCCTTGAAAGTTAGTATTTGGGTAGCCTGGTTTATAGTTATTTCTATAGAAATGCTAACAGGGCCAAAAGGACTTGGCTTTACTCTCTGGGAAGCTTATAAAGCTGGCAATGCTGATTATATAATTCAGGAGATCCTCTACATTGGCATCATTGGTTTTTTGCTGGATCAGTTGCTAGATTTTGCAGCTTATATTCTTTCGCAAATGGTTTCAGATGGGAAAAAATCTTCCTAA
- a CDS encoding TIGR04376 family protein: MGLFDDLSRFLENRLEEFLRNNPHLELEALLEQLREQEEDTLKLIADLQLQEKRSQEEILSTAQEIQRWHIRVQKAKSAGREDLATAAGEREAALLREGNQRWGHMQGLKERINQSQELLRKIQQRRQEVQAKAAEAQTARDKAQTQQRFETSGWSNKTSNYSSGFDDLEEKFRSWETQDELEQMKRNLGK, from the coding sequence GTGGGCTTATTTGATGATTTGAGTCGGTTTTTAGAAAACCGTTTAGAAGAATTCTTGCGTAACAATCCACATTTGGAGTTAGAGGCGCTGCTAGAACAGCTGCGTGAGCAAGAAGAAGACACATTAAAGCTGATCGCAGATTTACAATTGCAAGAGAAGCGATCGCAAGAAGAAATTCTCTCCACCGCTCAAGAAATTCAGCGTTGGCATATCCGTGTTCAAAAAGCCAAAAGCGCTGGCAGAGAAGATTTAGCAACTGCGGCGGGTGAGCGAGAAGCAGCCCTGTTGCGCGAAGGAAATCAGCGCTGGGGACACATGCAAGGGCTGAAAGAACGCATTAACCAATCTCAAGAACTATTACGAAAAATCCAGCAACGGCGACAGGAGGTGCAAGCTAAAGCCGCCGAAGCACAAACAGCCCGTGATAAAGCGCAAACTCAGCAGCGTTTTGAAACCAGTGGCTGGTCGAATAAAACTAGCAATTATTCTAGTGGGTTTGATGACTTAGAAGAGAAGTTCCGTAGCTGGGAAACTCAAGACGAGTTAGAACAAATGAAGCGGAATCTAGGGAAATAA
- a CDS encoding DUF3131 domain-containing protein encodes MSSDFQPPPKNLSILASVGGVVTAVIAIAILNSWSKQLSQASIEKPEISTSETASRQLVQPKKPQNPASGAEAAEIIASLDAKSVVLPGQAIPKNQLTVAIIPYIAPGVGKLTPEEMTTARIAWSYFQRNWNDETGLVNSVDGFASVSMWDQTAAIAALVSAKELNIVPAAEFEAKMSKMLKTLASMPLYKGELPNKVYNAKTLIPVNYGQLEKREEIGWSAIDLGRMAIWLKIVEAKYPEMRSLSTDVWKHWQVKRITKNGKMYGTAVIKGREQYNQEGRLGYENYAAYGLKLWGLNVTQALDYQSNVAFVDLYGQGVPYDRRDYKNSGANNYVLSEPYILDGIETGFQALPKAYADRILAAQVGRYEATKQLTAVTEDNLDRPPYFVYSSLFVNGEPWATITDTQQKHNDLRFLSAKAAIGWHVLYNTDYTQQLFNFVQANLNSKDGWYNGFYESMRQPNKTLTANNNGVILESLLYKQVGQPLTVWAGVKSQKSSRFAPIKN; translated from the coding sequence ATGAGTTCTGATTTTCAACCGCCACCAAAGAACTTGTCCATACTAGCTTCTGTAGGAGGGGTAGTTACGGCTGTAATAGCGATCGCAATTTTAAATAGTTGGTCTAAGCAACTTTCCCAAGCTTCCATAGAAAAACCGGAAATCTCAACATCCGAAACTGCTTCACGCCAGTTGGTACAACCAAAGAAACCCCAAAACCCTGCCTCTGGTGCTGAAGCAGCTGAAATCATTGCTAGTCTTGATGCTAAATCTGTAGTTTTACCAGGTCAAGCTATTCCTAAGAACCAACTCACGGTAGCGATAATTCCATACATTGCTCCGGGAGTTGGAAAACTAACTCCAGAGGAAATGACAACGGCACGTATTGCTTGGTCATATTTCCAGCGCAACTGGAATGATGAAACTGGTTTGGTAAATTCCGTTGATGGCTTTGCCTCCGTCAGTATGTGGGATCAGACAGCAGCGATCGCAGCCTTAGTTAGTGCTAAAGAACTCAATATCGTGCCTGCGGCTGAATTTGAAGCCAAAATGAGCAAAATGTTGAAAACACTGGCATCAATGCCTTTATATAAAGGGGAACTACCCAACAAGGTTTACAATGCCAAAACCCTCATACCCGTCAATTATGGTCAACTAGAAAAACGCGAAGAAATTGGTTGGTCAGCTATTGATTTGGGAAGGATGGCAATCTGGTTGAAGATTGTCGAGGCAAAGTATCCAGAAATGCGATCGCTTTCTACAGACGTTTGGAAACATTGGCAAGTCAAGCGTATTACCAAAAATGGAAAAATGTACGGAACTGCCGTTATTAAAGGTAGAGAACAATACAATCAAGAAGGCCGTTTGGGCTATGAGAATTATGCTGCTTACGGGTTAAAGCTTTGGGGCTTGAATGTTACACAAGCATTGGATTATCAGTCCAATGTTGCCTTTGTTGATCTTTACGGACAGGGAGTTCCTTATGATCGCCGCGACTATAAAAACTCTGGAGCCAATAACTACGTTCTTAGCGAACCCTATATTTTAGATGGTATCGAAACTGGGTTTCAAGCTTTGCCTAAAGCTTATGCCGATCGGATTTTAGCTGCTCAAGTAGGGCGTTATGAAGCTACAAAACAATTAACCGCCGTTACCGAAGACAACTTAGATCGTCCTCCATACTTTGTTTACAGCAGCTTGTTTGTCAACGGAGAACCTTGGGCAACCATCACAGATACCCAACAAAAACACAACGATTTGCGGTTCCTCAGTGCCAAAGCTGCGATCGGCTGGCACGTGCTTTATAATACTGATTACACGCAGCAGTTATTTAATTTCGTCCAAGCTAACCTTAACTCTAAAGATGGTTGGTACAACGGCTTTTATGAGTCTATGCGTCAGCCAAATAAAACTCTCACCGCCAACAATAATGGCGTAATTTTAGAAAGCTTACTGTATAAACAAGTTGGACAACCACTCACCGTTTGGGCAGGAGTCAAAAGCCAGAAGTCAAGTCGCTTCGCTCCAATTAAAAATTAA
- a CDS encoding Uma2 family endonuclease, translating to MKTLAKWSVDDYHRMVEAGILRGRHLELLAGEIVEMSPETPIHYTTAKRGAKYLEELLSGKADVRFNGPITLSDSEPEPDIAIVRLPESSYSDRHPAPQDIFWIVEVAKTSLNKDLEIKAAIYATAEIQEYWVLNLSAKQMIVFRNPQNGKYVEEYTLTQGTVTPLAFADISVSVQRLLP from the coding sequence ATGAAAACCCTGGCTAAATGGTCTGTAGACGACTATCACCGCATGGTTGAGGCGGGCATTCTGCGTGGTCGTCATCTGGAATTGCTAGCAGGCGAAATTGTTGAGATGAGTCCAGAAACCCCAATTCACTACACCACAGCAAAACGAGGTGCTAAATATTTAGAAGAATTGCTATCAGGTAAAGCTGATGTTCGTTTCAATGGGCCCATTACACTATCCGACTCGGAACCCGAACCTGATATTGCGATTGTTCGACTTCCAGAATCATCCTACAGCGATCGCCATCCCGCTCCTCAAGATATATTTTGGATTGTAGAAGTTGCTAAAACCAGCTTAAACAAAGACTTGGAGATCAAGGCTGCGATTTATGCTACGGCTGAGATTCAAGAATATTGGGTTTTAAATTTATCTGCTAAACAGATGATTGTGTTCAGAAACCCTCAAAATGGTAAGTATGTTGAAGAATATACTCTTACACAAGGAACGGTTACACCATTAGCATTCGCAGATATTTCAGTGTCCGTTCAGAGACTTTTGCCATAA
- a CDS encoding DUF3131 domain-containing protein, with protein MIYKPPQQKLLRWIALFLVGTFLQFLFYIPTPVLSQNSNSCSNITAPLTPEEQTYARGAWQYFVKNYQPATGFTNSTGGYPSGTLWDMGNYLMALNAARWLNLTDQADFDARLNKFLTTLSGLKLFEDALPNKVYNAANAQMVDYGNNPLERGLGWSALDVGRILAAFDVIRTCHPQYNDWLKGIVAKWQVARSLKDGQLFGATVLPDNKTLLVQEGRLGYEEYGARGYGLWGFPAPKAISLEPFKLVEINGVQIPVDTRDFKSTNANNYVVSESYILEGIEFGLQGELADFAARVLDVQKRRYDTTGQLTAVTEDNIDQAPYFLYNTVYANGANWATITDANQPYPQFRSISTKAAFGWRYLFPENAYAQKVFDAVKDLRSPDDSGYYAGIYEESKQPNKALTGNTNGLILEILYYKAKGNHPLIASGSASVSTGKPSENASPATPSNQPNSTVKTPPATPADTSKPTEVAVAPIPPVDSPQPSSQIKMERPLSVIERRYAEAAWRYFQANYHSKNGLIDDRSDFKGATLWGLGDYLAALHAARSLDIITPKEFDQRTRHLLAALTKLPLFAGELPGRGYDTRSLQPVDYGGNPAPEGNGWSALDLGRMLAALYNLKTCHSEYTAAVDKIVLDWSYLRVVREGILSSATVTKKQEGRSLIRVNPETRLGYEEYAARAFQLWGFNVNGSAVGGEYQTALVEGVKVPIQRHRKDSNSKNQYTVSNPFLLYALEFGLDPQMRSLFEPIFQAQAERYRRTGNLTASATTLIDRKPYTVHSTITEKGESWVALGDEGQPVPKGRLVSTAVAFAYHALLPENKYSQELLQGTTDLYNPLAGFYEGFYEATGKTAVGFTSSTNSMILQSLLYKVMNQQPLIRPTNDMKSPWWQEVSKGNSGRGLPNTATQQTKLISDSSGSYWVSRSDGH; from the coding sequence ATGATATACAAACCTCCTCAACAAAAGCTGTTGAGATGGATTGCATTGTTCCTAGTTGGAACATTTCTGCAATTTTTGTTTTACATCCCGACACCAGTCTTATCTCAAAATTCCAATAGCTGTAGCAATATTACAGCCCCTCTGACACCTGAAGAACAAACTTACGCTCGTGGTGCTTGGCAGTATTTTGTCAAAAATTATCAGCCAGCAACAGGATTTACAAATTCTACTGGGGGTTATCCTTCTGGTACACTTTGGGATATGGGTAACTACCTGATGGCGTTGAATGCTGCACGGTGGTTGAATCTCACTGACCAAGCAGATTTTGATGCTCGTCTCAACAAATTTTTAACGACTCTCAGCGGCTTAAAGTTATTTGAGGATGCTTTGCCCAACAAAGTCTATAACGCAGCCAATGCACAAATGGTTGATTATGGCAACAATCCCCTTGAGCGGGGTCTTGGTTGGTCTGCTTTGGATGTTGGGCGAATACTTGCAGCGTTTGATGTCATCCGTACCTGTCATCCGCAATATAATGATTGGCTTAAAGGAATTGTAGCGAAGTGGCAAGTGGCGCGATCGCTCAAAGATGGACAACTTTTTGGCGCTACTGTTCTCCCAGACAACAAAACGTTGTTGGTGCAAGAAGGACGACTTGGCTACGAAGAATACGGGGCTAGAGGTTATGGACTTTGGGGTTTCCCCGCACCCAAGGCTATTTCTTTAGAACCGTTTAAGTTAGTCGAAATTAATGGTGTGCAAATTCCCGTTGATACCCGTGACTTTAAAAGCACTAATGCTAATAATTACGTTGTGAGTGAGTCTTATATCCTTGAAGGGATTGAGTTTGGCTTGCAAGGTGAATTAGCTGATTTTGCTGCCAGGGTTTTAGATGTACAAAAACGGCGTTACGATACCACAGGGCAGTTGACTGCGGTTACAGAAGATAATATTGACCAAGCGCCTTATTTTCTCTACAACACCGTCTACGCCAACGGTGCAAACTGGGCAACAATCACGGATGCTAATCAACCTTATCCACAGTTTCGCAGCATTAGTACCAAAGCTGCTTTTGGTTGGCGCTATCTTTTTCCAGAGAATGCTTATGCTCAAAAAGTTTTTGATGCTGTCAAGGATCTTCGCAGTCCTGATGATAGTGGTTACTATGCTGGTATCTATGAAGAATCAAAACAGCCTAATAAAGCTTTGACAGGTAATACTAATGGGCTGATTTTGGAGATTTTGTACTACAAAGCTAAGGGAAATCACCCTTTAATTGCTTCTGGTTCTGCGAGTGTGTCTACTGGCAAGCCGAGTGAAAATGCTTCTCCTGCAACACCCTCAAATCAACCGAATTCTACTGTTAAAACTCCGCCTGCAACCCCTGCGGATACTTCTAAACCTACAGAAGTCGCCGTTGCACCTATTCCACCAGTAGATAGTCCTCAGCCATCATCTCAGATCAAGATGGAGCGACCACTGTCGGTGATTGAACGGCGTTATGCAGAAGCGGCTTGGCGATACTTTCAAGCGAATTATCACTCCAAAAATGGGCTGATTGACGATCGCAGTGATTTCAAAGGCGCAACCCTCTGGGGACTAGGAGATTATCTCGCAGCCCTCCATGCAGCGCGATCGCTCGATATAATTACTCCCAAGGAATTTGACCAGCGCACCCGACATCTTTTAGCAGCTTTGACAAAGTTACCATTGTTTGCTGGAGAGTTACCCGGTCGGGGTTATGATACGCGATCGCTCCAACCAGTAGATTACGGTGGAAATCCAGCCCCAGAAGGAAACGGCTGGTCAGCTTTGGATTTAGGTAGAATGCTGGCAGCACTTTACAACTTAAAAACCTGTCATTCAGAATACACGGCTGCGGTAGATAAAATTGTGCTGGATTGGTCATACTTGCGTGTGGTACGCGAAGGTATTCTATCCAGTGCGACTGTCACCAAAAAGCAAGAAGGGCGATCGCTAATCCGTGTCAACCCCGAAACCCGCTTGGGATATGAAGAATATGCAGCTAGAGCTTTTCAATTATGGGGATTTAATGTTAATGGTTCTGCTGTTGGCGGAGAATATCAAACTGCCTTAGTAGAGGGAGTGAAAGTGCCAATTCAACGCCACCGCAAAGATAGCAATTCCAAAAACCAATACACAGTTAGTAATCCTTTCTTACTCTATGCTTTGGAGTTTGGACTAGATCCACAAATGCGATCGCTCTTTGAACCAATTTTTCAAGCACAAGCTGAACGTTATCGTCGCACCGGCAACCTCACAGCCTCAGCTACCACCTTGATTGATCGTAAGCCTTACACTGTCCACAGCACAATTACTGAAAAAGGTGAGTCTTGGGTAGCTTTAGGAGATGAGGGTCAACCTGTACCAAAGGGGCGATTGGTGAGTACAGCAGTCGCTTTTGCCTATCATGCCCTGCTTCCAGAAAACAAGTACAGTCAAGAGTTACTGCAAGGAACGACTGACTTATATAATCCATTAGCTGGATTTTATGAGGGTTTCTATGAAGCCACAGGTAAAACGGCAGTTGGTTTCACCAGCAGCACCAACAGTATGATTTTGCAATCCTTGCTGTACAAGGTAATGAATCAACAACCTCTAATTCGTCCGACAAATGACATGAAATCTCCTTGGTGGCAAGAAGTTAGTAAGGGAAATTCTGGGCGAGGTCTACCCAACACTGCCACACAACAAACCAAGTTAATTTCTGATAGTTCTGGTAGTTACTGGGTTTCAAGGAGCGATGGTCACTAA
- a CDS encoding glycosyltransferase translates to MSSVSISDNSSKFSGNSRSLLKKRTLLFRYLAEINLIFGIWYLQWRITHSINFDALWISIPLLIAEIYSYFGGAMFVIGLWRPLVRQIKSLDQMTPPLPRSEWPTVDVFVTCYNEPPEIVEETAKAALKMDYPPTKLRVYVLDDGNSADIRAMTERLCIEDLQSPQLQQEANRIDAEHSYLLQRLKQLENLTPNTQSAEQWLQTSSSEPVVNQLATEFVQSLRQFILWVSPNHQGISNSPVETLRDRLTTERKALEETIRKKELELLELSRFRYIARPKTPGVAHHAKAGNINYAIFSGQTAGNFIVTLDADHIPKQNFLKRVVPYFYTYNLSTGRYDQNQIAFVQTRQDFYNIPPGDPFGHRSNLFYGPLQQGKDGMNAAFYTGTNAILRREALVSVGLQNFADEFAKDEKRLDEFDLVGGVSSNSITEDMNTAMRLHSAGWKSIYHNELLAEGLAPDDLSSTLKQRLRWAQGTIQVLVRENPLTKSGLTFWQRLQYFKTMYSYFSGFATLVFISCPIIYFFTDIVPVKTYGSDFAIHFFPAFIINRLTFLAATWGIPATEIWRSEQYAIALFPLLIQAVWSVFTGQKLNFQVTPKQRQSGIYLRLVWPQLVIFILTILGILWSLYRFAIGHLNNPLVHLLNGVWAIYNLLLLSAIIRASVWQPSKET, encoded by the coding sequence ATGAGTTCAGTTTCTATTAGTGATAATTCCTCAAAGTTTTCTGGTAATAGTCGCTCATTACTTAAAAAAAGAACGCTGTTATTTCGCTATCTTGCAGAAATAAATTTAATTTTTGGTATCTGGTATTTGCAATGGCGCATCACCCATTCCATCAATTTTGATGCGTTGTGGATCTCTATTCCTTTGCTGATAGCAGAAATTTATAGCTATTTCGGCGGTGCGATGTTTGTGATTGGGTTATGGCGACCTTTAGTGCGACAAATTAAGTCTCTCGACCAGATGACCCCACCTTTACCAAGATCCGAATGGCCAACAGTAGATGTCTTTGTTACCTGCTACAATGAACCACCGGAAATTGTAGAGGAAACGGCCAAAGCTGCTCTGAAAATGGATTATCCGCCAACAAAGTTACGAGTTTATGTCCTGGATGATGGTAACTCGGCTGATATACGGGCTATGACAGAAAGATTGTGTATTGAGGATTTGCAGTCACCACAACTACAACAAGAAGCAAATCGGATTGATGCAGAACACTCTTATTTGTTGCAGCGTCTAAAGCAACTAGAAAATCTGACACCTAATACTCAGTCCGCAGAACAATGGTTGCAAACATCATCATCAGAACCCGTGGTTAATCAGTTGGCTACGGAATTTGTGCAAAGTCTGCGACAATTTATTCTTTGGGTATCTCCGAATCATCAAGGTATTAGTAATTCTCCTGTGGAGACGCTACGCGATCGCCTCACTACCGAACGGAAAGCCCTAGAGGAAACTATTCGTAAGAAAGAACTCGAACTTTTGGAACTCTCTCGGTTTCGGTATATCGCTCGTCCCAAGACACCTGGTGTAGCACATCATGCTAAAGCAGGCAACATCAATTACGCAATTTTTTCTGGACAAACGGCAGGAAATTTTATTGTTACTCTAGATGCCGACCACATTCCCAAGCAAAATTTTCTGAAGCGAGTTGTACCTTATTTCTATACATATAATCTTTCAACAGGAAGATACGACCAGAATCAAATTGCTTTTGTACAGACTCGCCAGGATTTTTACAATATTCCTCCAGGTGATCCTTTTGGACATCGATCAAATTTATTTTATGGGCCACTTCAACAAGGTAAAGATGGCATGAATGCTGCGTTCTATACAGGCACAAATGCGATATTGAGGCGTGAAGCACTAGTTAGTGTAGGACTGCAAAATTTTGCTGATGAATTTGCCAAAGATGAAAAACGTTTAGATGAATTTGATTTAGTTGGTGGGGTATCGAGTAATAGTATTACAGAAGATATGAATACAGCCATGCGTCTGCATAGTGCTGGCTGGAAATCTATTTATCACAATGAACTTTTGGCAGAAGGTTTAGCACCAGACGACCTGAGTTCTACTCTTAAGCAGCGACTACGCTGGGCACAAGGAACGATCCAAGTGCTAGTTAGGGAAAATCCACTCACAAAATCAGGGCTAACATTTTGGCAAAGGTTGCAATATTTTAAGACTATGTATAGTTATTTCTCTGGTTTTGCAACTCTGGTTTTTATTTCTTGTCCAATTATCTATTTTTTTACGGACATTGTTCCAGTTAAAACCTATGGATCTGACTTTGCGATACACTTTTTCCCCGCTTTTATTATCAACCGTCTCACGTTCTTAGCAGCTACCTGGGGCATTCCAGCTACAGAAATTTGGCGTTCTGAACAATATGCGATCGCTTTATTCCCCCTGCTAATCCAAGCTGTATGGAGTGTGTTCACAGGACAAAAACTCAATTTTCAAGTCACACCTAAGCAAAGGCAGTCTGGTATTTATCTCAGGCTGGTTTGGCCACAGTTAGTTATCTTTATCCTCACTATTCTGGGGATATTATGGAGTCTTTATCGCTTTGCAATTGGTCATCTAAATAATCCTTTGGTTCACTTACTCAATGGTGTGTGGGCTATCTATAACTTGTTACTTTTGTCGGCTATCATTCGCGCATCTGTTTGGCAACCTTCAAAAGAAACCTAA
- a CDS encoding Lin0512 family protein, giving the protein MARKRLIIEMGMGIDQHGQEPTVAASRAVRNAIAHNALPGVWEVAGLSHPNEMIIEVQVAVPYPEQVREEEVLAVLPFGRKTLTVESGGMIVQGRAIPELNDKNDEMLIAIASVTVLIENEPLS; this is encoded by the coding sequence ATGGCGCGTAAACGGTTGATTATTGAGATGGGGATGGGAATAGATCAGCATGGACAAGAACCAACAGTAGCAGCATCTAGGGCGGTACGGAATGCGATCGCTCACAATGCTTTACCTGGTGTTTGGGAAGTTGCAGGTTTAAGCCATCCCAATGAAATGATTATAGAAGTTCAGGTAGCAGTACCATATCCAGAACAAGTTAGAGAAGAAGAGGTACTAGCTGTCCTACCATTTGGTCGGAAAACTCTTACCGTAGAATCTGGGGGGATGATAGTCCAAGGGCGGGCGATTCCCGAACTCAACGATAAAAATGATGAAATGTTGATTGCGATCGCATCGGTTACAGTTCTGATCGAAAATGAGCCGTTGAGCTAA
- a CDS encoding cyclic nucleotide-binding domain-containing protein, with amino-acid sequence MLSPVITVSIFQKQPDPEAFSAGEVIFEEGQSGDSMYGILEGEVEIVVNGKVVETIEQGEVFGAGILVGIKNRNYTAIAKVNTKLGFLDEEGFLFAVQETPMFAIQVMKSYSERLSRLQRLV; translated from the coding sequence ATGCTAAGTCCTGTAATAACAGTCAGTATCTTTCAAAAACAACCCGATCCTGAAGCATTCTCAGCAGGTGAAGTCATCTTTGAAGAAGGACAGTCTGGTGATAGTATGTACGGCATTCTGGAAGGAGAGGTAGAGATAGTAGTTAATGGCAAGGTTGTAGAAACTATTGAGCAAGGCGAAGTTTTTGGTGCTGGAATACTTGTAGGAATAAAAAATAGAAATTACACAGCTATTGCCAAGGTGAATACTAAACTAGGTTTTCTTGATGAAGAAGGGTTTCTCTTTGCCGTTCAGGAAACACCTATGTTTGCCATACAGGTGATGAAAAGTTACTCGGAGCGTCTTAGTCGCTTACAACGTCTGGTCTAA